One window of Paenibacillus sp. FSL K6-3182 genomic DNA carries:
- a CDS encoding AraC family transcriptional regulator, with amino-acid sequence MKYELTPERLLGKNFLTLSSPYKIFKHVIDNKIAAHWHDFFEMGFVVSGTGTHVINGEPFPLEKGMTFLLTTADFHEIIPDEGQTIHLFNLIFDESFIRPELTEMLFEQVSLHLHTFRDESASEIEIEFTRIWNESQMWQLGSSMLVQGSFERILIHLYRNNGHQRLLDDYVAISAIPSSIRKSIIYIQHHFREPLSLDEIARYAGISANYFSECFKKHTGTSFQEHLQGKRLQFASALLSSSILPITEVCYAAGFNTLPNFERAFKKKYEKSPREFRRKYIRS; translated from the coding sequence ATGAAGTATGAATTAACACCTGAGAGATTGCTTGGTAAAAACTTTTTGACCTTGTCATCCCCCTATAAGATTTTCAAACATGTGATCGATAATAAAATTGCTGCCCATTGGCATGATTTTTTTGAAATGGGTTTTGTTGTGTCTGGTACAGGAACTCATGTTATAAACGGAGAGCCATTTCCTTTAGAGAAAGGAATGACTTTTCTGCTGACAACGGCAGATTTCCATGAGATCATCCCTGATGAAGGACAAACGATTCATTTGTTTAATCTTATTTTTGATGAATCATTTATCCGCCCAGAGCTGACAGAAATGTTATTTGAACAGGTATCGCTCCATTTGCATACCTTTCGTGACGAAAGTGCTAGTGAAATTGAAATAGAATTTACTCGGATTTGGAATGAATCACAGATGTGGCAGCTAGGCAGCAGCATGCTGGTGCAGGGAAGTTTTGAGAGAATACTCATCCATCTCTATAGAAATAACGGGCATCAGCGCTTGCTTGACGACTATGTAGCCATTAGCGCAATCCCTTCTTCCATTAGAAAGTCGATCATCTATATTCAACATCATTTTCGAGAGCCGCTTTCATTAGATGAAATAGCGAGATATGCTGGAATATCAGCGAATTATTTTAGCGAATGCTTCAAAAAGCATACAGGTACATCATTTCAAGAGCATCTACAAGGAAAAAGGCTTCAGTTCGCCTCTGCATTGCTCAGCAGTTCAATATTGCCGATAACGGAAGTATGTTATGCCGCGGGCTTTAATACATTGCCAAACTTTGAACGAGCGTTTAAAAAAAAGTATGAGAAATCGCCTCGAGAGTTTCGGAGAAAATATATTCGGTCATAA
- a CDS encoding phytanoyl-CoA dioxygenase family protein, with amino-acid sequence MSISTLTEQEVQFYKENGYALHKKQLFSADKMTELTYIFEEQWELVGRKLNSELDTPHFRDERLLKFLLSDEVLDLVEPLIGPNIGLWSSHFICKEPLIGKQTPWHEDSAYWNGRLSRFDNIVTVWLAIDRSSKENGCMRVIPGTHNNGFSEYEQVDGNDNIFDTEIRNKDESKAVYFELEPGECSVHDSRIIHGAAPNKSEFRRCGYTMRYFSTDAQVYTEKNRGHKIWLARGKDLAGNPFVNV; translated from the coding sequence ATGTCGATATCTACATTGACGGAGCAAGAAGTACAATTTTATAAGGAAAATGGTTATGCGCTGCATAAGAAACAGTTGTTTAGCGCAGATAAGATGACGGAGCTGACTTATATTTTTGAGGAGCAATGGGAGCTTGTGGGCCGGAAGCTGAACAGCGAGCTGGATACCCCGCATTTCCGTGATGAGCGTTTACTTAAGTTTCTATTAAGCGATGAAGTGCTTGATCTGGTAGAGCCTTTAATTGGTCCTAACATTGGCTTGTGGTCCAGTCATTTCATCTGCAAAGAGCCGCTTATTGGCAAGCAAACGCCATGGCATGAAGACTCTGCGTATTGGAATGGACGACTTAGCCGATTTGATAACATTGTGACCGTATGGCTGGCTATTGACCGCAGCTCGAAGGAAAACGGCTGTATGCGCGTCATTCCGGGAACGCATAACAATGGTTTCTCGGAGTACGAGCAGGTAGATGGCAATGACAACATTTTTGATACAGAAATTCGCAATAAGGATGAGTCAAAAGCTGTTTATTTCGAGCTTGAGCCAGGCGAGTGTTCAGTCCATGATTCTCGCATCATACATGGTGCAGCTCCTAACAAAAGTGAATTCCGCCGCTGTGGTTATACGATGCGTTATTTCTCAACGGATGCGCAAGTCTATACTGAAAAGAACCGTGGTCATAAAATCTGGCTAGCGCGTGGAAAAGATTTAGCCGGCAATCCTTTTGTCAATGTATAA
- a CDS encoding YdcF family protein: MRRRLIQGTAIAVLLCFVYILYAVWSIISFAKVNELIYTDAAIVLGAAVWDDKPSTVLKNRLNHAIWLYNNGYIKKIIVTGGTGKGDSLSEAEVSKRYVMQNKVPGEAIVLEEHSKITEQNLANAHAIARQQQINTFTIVSDPLHMKRALLMTRHLGMDAYSSPTQTSAYKSLGTKLPFLLRETFFLTGYQLKILFLK; this comes from the coding sequence GTGAGAAGGAGACTTATACAAGGCACAGCAATTGCTGTGCTTTTATGTTTTGTTTATATTCTCTATGCAGTATGGAGCATTATTTCGTTTGCTAAGGTTAATGAGCTCATTTACACAGATGCCGCAATTGTGCTTGGGGCAGCAGTCTGGGACGATAAACCGTCGACAGTTCTAAAGAACAGATTGAATCATGCCATTTGGCTCTATAACAATGGATACATAAAGAAAATAATCGTTACTGGAGGCACAGGTAAGGGAGATTCCTTGTCTGAAGCGGAAGTGTCAAAACGATATGTTATGCAGAATAAGGTTCCGGGTGAGGCTATTGTTCTTGAAGAGCATTCAAAAATCACGGAACAAAATTTAGCTAATGCCCATGCGATAGCACGACAACAACAAATCAATACCTTTACCATCGTCAGCGATCCTTTGCATATGAAGCGTGCTCTTCTTATGACTAGACACTTAGGGATGGATGCTTACTCTTCACCAACTCAGACGTCAGCCTACAAGAGTTTGGGTACTAAGCTTCCTTTTCTTTTAAGAGAAACGTTCTTCTTAACAGGTTATCAGCTGAAAATATTATTTTTAAAGTAA
- a CDS encoding phytoene/squalene synthase family protein, translating into MIMLKQTSRTFYIPISRLKSGLKDAVASAYLCMRAIDEIEDHETLADEVKAELLLGIHDAFSSDDVINESQKLLSPYAETLPEVTMRIHEWALLCPPTVTNVVYNHTATMAKQMADWVHEGWDIRTEEDLDNYTYSVAGMVGEMLSDIWFWHDGTKSDRIKAVAFGRGLQAVNILRNRTEDLERGVDFFPEGWGQKEMIKYTRRNLKLADSYISDLKGGPALEFCKIPLTLAHATINLIAVGGNKLTRDAVMKLVGSIN; encoded by the coding sequence ATGATCATGTTAAAGCAAACAAGTCGTACTTTTTATATTCCCATCAGCAGGTTGAAGTCAGGTTTAAAGGATGCAGTTGCATCCGCTTATTTGTGTATGAGAGCAATTGATGAAATTGAGGATCATGAGACGCTAGCAGATGAGGTGAAAGCAGAATTATTGCTTGGCATTCATGATGCGTTTAGTTCCGATGATGTGATTAATGAATCGCAAAAACTCCTTTCTCCTTATGCAGAAACACTGCCGGAAGTTACGATGAGAATTCATGAATGGGCGCTTTTATGTCCTCCGACGGTTACGAATGTCGTTTATAACCATACAGCGACAATGGCCAAGCAGATGGCTGATTGGGTTCATGAAGGCTGGGATATCCGAACGGAAGAGGATCTGGATAATTATACTTATAGTGTTGCAGGTATGGTAGGGGAAATGTTGTCTGACATATGGTTCTGGCACGATGGCACGAAATCAGACCGAATCAAAGCAGTTGCTTTTGGAAGAGGCTTACAAGCCGTAAATATTCTGCGTAACCGCACAGAGGATCTTGAACGTGGCGTAGACTTTTTCCCTGAAGGCTGGGGACAGAAAGAAATGATTAAGTACACGCGCCGCAACCTGAAGTTGGCGGATTCGTATATATCTGATTTAAAAGGCGGTCCTGCGCTAGAGTTTTGCAAAATTCCGCTTACGCTGGCACATGCAACCATTAACCTCATTGCAGTTGGCGGTAACAAATTAACGCGAGACGCCGTTATGAAGCTTGTAGGCAGCATTAATTAG
- a CDS encoding response regulator encodes MYKVLLVDDEELDLEGMKRFIPWSELGMEVKGSVNNALSACEIIDEQPIDILVSDVNMPYMSGLELARIALERKPNMRIIFVSGYQEFSYVQQALSLKAYNYVLKPMDDNELVSSLLKVKQDLDEENKQREVEEAYQQMIPIAKSDFLIHVLEGLETTEGVSMSKLILHYGFDQLNWPIRVAIMELDNQSLRQTENASSQREWSRNSLQIVHETIQKIGMLPYCKLSSQRIAILLEDKAIGQTVKTLCDALSQHLTVSITTGLGEAVHSIEQLQVSYRQAIEAIEGKMFLGKGDIIKYEEVRAEPGMLDARILDTRMKALLKAMEGYELVRIYDEFENLFASASSLRSRFTVHHMTSYIIWKLDQYLSEMNEDLFELLGIDIHHLEVLMQFETINDIRSWLVKLLYEISERLQKKNVMKDSKFIRSVTKSIKERMSENITLKDMALQFSFSPSYMGFLIKEKSGHTFNELLVHLRMEKACELLNQPGIKIYEVADQVGYRYLPYFSRQFKEKFGMTPMEYRKREN; translated from the coding sequence ATGTATAAGGTATTGTTAGTCGATGACGAAGAACTCGATCTGGAAGGAATGAAACGGTTTATTCCTTGGTCTGAGCTTGGAATGGAAGTGAAGGGCAGCGTAAATAATGCATTATCAGCATGCGAAATCATAGATGAGCAGCCCATCGATATATTAGTCAGCGATGTTAATATGCCTTATATGTCAGGACTTGAGCTTGCCCGAATTGCACTCGAACGCAAGCCTAATATGCGTATTATATTCGTTAGCGGCTATCAGGAGTTCAGCTATGTACAGCAGGCGTTATCTTTAAAGGCTTACAATTATGTACTAAAGCCAATGGATGACAATGAATTGGTGTCGTCTTTGTTAAAGGTGAAGCAGGACCTTGATGAGGAGAACAAGCAGCGTGAAGTCGAAGAAGCCTATCAACAAATGATTCCGATTGCGAAAAGCGACTTTTTGATTCATGTGTTGGAAGGATTGGAAACGACGGAGGGCGTTTCCATGTCCAAGCTGATTTTACACTACGGCTTCGATCAATTGAACTGGCCTATCCGTGTTGCGATTATGGAACTGGATAATCAGTCGTTGAGACAAACCGAGAACGCATCTTCACAGAGAGAATGGTCGCGCAACTCTCTTCAAATTGTACATGAAACGATTCAAAAGATAGGCATGCTTCCATACTGCAAGCTGTCATCTCAACGCATTGCTATATTGCTGGAAGACAAAGCTATTGGTCAAACCGTCAAAACGTTATGCGATGCGCTTTCGCAGCATCTAACGGTATCGATAACAACCGGCCTCGGTGAAGCGGTTCATTCGATAGAACAGCTGCAAGTATCGTACCGACAAGCGATAGAAGCTATTGAAGGCAAGATGTTTCTTGGAAAAGGGGATATCATCAAATATGAAGAGGTCAGAGCGGAACCAGGCATGCTGGACGCTCGGATTCTGGATACACGAATGAAAGCACTATTAAAGGCTATGGAAGGATATGAGCTTGTTCGGATTTACGACGAATTCGAGAACTTGTTTGCATCGGCTTCTAGTCTTCGCTCCAGATTTACTGTTCATCATATGACCAGCTATATTATATGGAAGCTGGATCAATATTTAAGTGAAATGAATGAGGATTTATTTGAACTGCTAGGCATTGATATTCATCATCTCGAAGTTTTAATGCAATTCGAAACGATTAACGATATACGTTCATGGCTTGTAAAGCTCTTATATGAAATTTCTGAACGCCTGCAGAAGAAAAACGTCATGAAAGACAGCAAGTTTATACGCAGCGTCACGAAGTCAATTAAGGAGAGGATGAGTGAAAATATTACCCTTAAGGATATGGCGCTGCAGTTTTCTTTCTCGCCTAGCTATATGGGGTTTTTAATAAAAGAAAAGTCAGGACATACCTTCAATGAACTGCTCGTGCATTTGCGTATGGAGAAAGCATGTGAACTGCTCAATCAACCCGGGATAAAAATTTATGAAGTTGCCGATCAGGTTGGTTATCGTTATCTTCCCTATTTCAGCCGACAATTTAAGGAGAAGTTTGGCATGACACCTATGGAATATCGGAAGAGAGAGAATTGA
- a CDS encoding sensor histidine kinase, with product MKIVRENRKRLGYMPIGYKLMLSYMIFIVILVVVNFYVSHSMYDSSMRKQTRMNIEGTMEQMRDNVKYKLDDIVRISSTLYDDYNLVQSIRVDEIGIANLNRMNQIISPKLESASKSIGMNLRLSVYFHNKTVNQIYENRWKKDNAADNDESKEQTYDIYHMSRIQDKLWYTSIPKEEYGVTMEWKQVEEDVRDHRISMIRRIVDTDNPLEVEELAIMRFSVQMKELFNSVDFSKLGDGSMLSVVDSTGYVIFSSGQLPEGSTKPVSKINKNVSTNENSDKQEYLRIEEKLLNQNWTLVAQVPLTIIEQEAAKVRAFIIFICVLSFVLLTFAGVFISRYFSKRILKFVSVLNAFREGDLHKRIAYRGKDEFSQIATALNGMGEDVEALINKVYLTQLQKKEAELEMLQLQINPHFLYNTLSSINQLAKFGENEKLQKMVLELAKFYRLTLNSGRTMIPIAAEMEQANAYVSIQKVKYGKRLEVLFEIDENIWPFETVKLILQPFIENTLKHAWSGDRIHIRIVTYMEENTVHYKIIDDGFGMPQERIDEIFSGLDKGNIGYGIRNIDQRIKLHYGSEYGVSIFSRIGIGTTVHIRIPARKRNLIIQECIPNIAG from the coding sequence ATGAAAATAGTCCGGGAGAATAGAAAGAGACTCGGATATATGCCGATCGGATACAAGCTTATGCTGTCCTATATGATTTTTATCGTTATTTTGGTCGTTGTCAATTTCTATGTGTCACATTCGATGTATGACTCTTCCATGCGTAAGCAGACGCGTATGAATATTGAAGGAACGATGGAGCAAATGCGCGACAACGTGAAGTATAAACTAGATGATATCGTACGAATATCATCTACGCTCTATGATGATTATAATCTGGTTCAGAGCATTCGAGTTGATGAAATAGGCATTGCAAATTTAAATCGAATGAATCAGATCATTAGCCCAAAGCTGGAAAGCGCCTCGAAATCTATTGGGATGAATTTAAGGTTGTCTGTCTACTTTCATAATAAAACCGTGAACCAAATTTATGAGAATAGATGGAAGAAAGACAATGCTGCCGATAATGACGAATCCAAAGAGCAAACCTATGATATTTATCATATGAGCCGCATTCAGGATAAGTTATGGTACACATCCATTCCAAAAGAAGAATACGGTGTGACTATGGAGTGGAAACAGGTTGAAGAGGATGTACGAGATCATCGTATTTCAATGATACGACGTATCGTCGACACCGATAATCCATTGGAAGTTGAAGAGCTGGCTATTATGCGGTTTAGCGTTCAGATGAAGGAGCTGTTTAATAGCGTTGACTTCTCGAAGCTTGGCGACGGCAGCATGCTGTCAGTCGTGGATTCTACGGGATACGTTATTTTCTCCTCTGGGCAGCTTCCGGAAGGCTCAACCAAACCAGTTTCGAAAATAAACAAAAATGTATCGACAAATGAAAATAGCGATAAGCAAGAATACTTAAGAATAGAAGAAAAATTGCTCAATCAGAATTGGACATTAGTGGCGCAAGTTCCACTTACCATTATCGAGCAGGAAGCTGCGAAGGTACGGGCATTTATTATTTTCATCTGCGTACTAAGCTTCGTTTTGTTAACGTTTGCGGGTGTCTTTATTTCACGTTATTTCTCCAAACGAATTTTGAAATTTGTATCGGTATTGAATGCTTTCCGCGAGGGGGATTTGCATAAGCGAATTGCCTACAGAGGGAAGGATGAATTTTCTCAAATTGCAACGGCGCTAAACGGAATGGGCGAGGATGTAGAGGCATTAATTAATAAGGTATATTTGACGCAGCTTCAGAAAAAAGAGGCTGAGCTGGAAATGCTGCAGCTTCAGATCAATCCGCATTTTTTATACAATACCCTTTCATCGATCAACCAGCTGGCAAAATTCGGGGAAAATGAAAAACTGCAAAAAATGGTGTTGGAGCTCGCGAAGTTTTATAGACTTACACTGAATTCAGGCCGTACGATGATCCCAATCGCAGCGGAGATGGAGCAGGCAAACGCATATGTAAGCATACAGAAGGTTAAGTACGGGAAACGTCTGGAAGTATTATTCGAGATTGATGAGAATATATGGCCTTTTGAGACGGTGAAGCTTATTTTGCAGCCTTTCATTGAAAATACGCTTAAGCACGCATGGAGCGGAGATCGCATTCATATTCGGATTGTCACCTATATGGAAGAAAACACAGTGCATTATAAGATAATCGACGACGGCTTCGGAATGCCGCAGGAGCGAATTGATGAAATATTCAGCGGGCTAGATAAAGGGAACATTGGATATGGGATTCGAAATATCGATCAGAGAATCAAGCTTCACTATGGTTCAGAATATGGGGTTTCCATATTCAGTCGTATAGGTATTGGAACAACTGTCCATATAAGGATTCCAGCAAGGAAAAGGAATCTTATTATTCAAGAATGTATTCCAAATATTGCAGGATAA
- a CDS encoding sugar phosphate isomerase/epimerase — protein MELRRIKALWGMQGSYEELLTYAAEAGYFGIEAPLPPASEEKSFKAALETNKLAFIAQVSTHDDHLVSFEKQVMRATDFNPLFINSQSARDSMSEAEQDRFFEGALTIEQRCGLQVGHETHRSRAMFTPWTTARLLKRFPDLRITADFSHWVNVCESHLDNHADELALAIDRSIHVHGRVGFPQGPQVPHPGAPEYASELALFTGWWQRIFMKQAAEERAWTTFTAEFGPPNYMPTVPFTNKPIVDLIEVNQWMTDYMAAKYAEWFDQ, from the coding sequence TTGGAATTGAGACGAATAAAAGCGTTGTGGGGAATGCAGGGTAGCTATGAGGAGCTTTTGACATATGCAGCAGAAGCAGGTTACTTTGGAATAGAAGCGCCGCTGCCGCCTGCCTCTGAAGAAAAGTCCTTTAAAGCGGCATTGGAAACAAATAAGCTGGCCTTCATCGCGCAGGTAAGTACACATGATGACCATCTCGTTAGCTTCGAGAAACAAGTCATGCGAGCAACGGATTTTAATCCGCTGTTTATTAACTCGCAAAGCGCTAGAGACAGCATGTCAGAAGCGGAGCAGGATCGTTTTTTTGAAGGAGCACTTACAATTGAACAGAGGTGTGGCCTTCAGGTCGGGCATGAAACCCATCGCAGCCGAGCGATGTTTACACCATGGACAACTGCAAGATTGCTGAAGCGTTTTCCTGACTTGCGCATCACTGCAGACTTCAGCCATTGGGTGAACGTATGTGAGTCGCATCTGGATAATCATGCGGATGAGCTCGCTCTTGCTATTGATCGCAGCATACATGTTCATGGCCGTGTCGGATTTCCGCAGGGACCTCAAGTGCCACATCCTGGCGCACCTGAATACGCATCGGAGCTTGCTTTATTTACAGGCTGGTGGCAGCGGATTTTTATGAAGCAAGCTGCGGAGGAAAGAGCTTGGACAACTTTTACAGCAGAGTTCGGTCCACCGAATTATATGCCGACGGTGCCCTTTACCAATAAGCCTATTGTTGATTTAATAGAAGTAAATCAATGGATGACCGATTATATGGCTGCCAAATATGCCGAATGGTTTGACCAATAA
- the mprF gene encoding bifunctional lysylphosphatidylglycerol flippase/synthetase MprF: MKWIREIAYRLHLIKLVSILYRARVLRFLLPVAIIAFVYFEGKKQFREIHWGRMIHEFHHMHPFTIFLLLSFSMLAVSVMSTYDLLIRKHFHLKIGIWDTIRYGWIANTSNNLIGFAGLTGAGLRSILYRNREVPIGSIAASVAFLSTITFTGLSLLAWLCIIGIFPVQALLNAHPWLTYAMWAIALYLPLFVLLQRTSLFSKWINRNRGQLTWRIMTASVGSSFLEWFFAGMTFWLIGATFIPELTFTNALGIYTLAAIAGIISMAPGGIGGFDLTAILGLQLLGFPPDKCAVILVLFRILYYFVPWLIGLMMAAFEFPMNRKRTEQSDSGIMDRALNIWQSVWRWPGQFAFIGEVGAWSLGKLVFASGVILLLSAATPALLYRIHFTEELVSFQIMRLSHQLSIIIGIMLIMLSRGISLRVKRAYYWTLFLLCAGSFFALAKAFDYEEAIFLLIVALLLWISRHRFYRLAIPVGIYNVLGWGLITLLITYGYYLIASHSYPAFLKHLPRKAHTTWLIDPSQHTIAAIFGLLVAWLFLSLLYMFRPKPLAVGETAEDEQLKLKAFLEKEQGNLLTHMLFTGDKSFFWAMKDQVLIPYAKIRNKLVVLGDPLGPKSMISEAIQQFQQFADQFAVEVVFYQTAPDYLPFYHENGYRFFKLGEEALVHLDNFTLVGKQNASLRAVKNRFERENFQFEIVHPPHDKQLLKKLSYISDQWLDGKHEKGYSLGWFDEDYLQLAPIALLKNSDDQIIAFASLTPAYDGTTLSVDLMRYLKSTPNGTMDQLFICLMEWAKTEGYAQFNLGMAPLSSVGQSQNAIKEEKLARILFEYGGSWYGFVGLRRYKDKFSPHWEPRYLAYPSTVSLPLLLVELVRLISRHPNKNK; the protein is encoded by the coding sequence ATGAAATGGATTCGCGAAATAGCTTACAGGCTGCATCTAATTAAGCTTGTATCCATCCTATACCGTGCAAGAGTGCTGCGTTTTCTACTGCCAGTTGCTATTATCGCCTTTGTTTACTTCGAAGGAAAAAAACAATTCCGTGAGATCCACTGGGGAAGAATGATCCATGAGTTTCATCACATGCACCCCTTTACGATTTTTCTTCTGCTCAGCTTCTCCATGCTCGCTGTCTCTGTCATGAGTACGTATGACTTGTTGATTCGCAAGCATTTTCATTTAAAGATTGGGATTTGGGATACGATTCGTTATGGATGGATTGCAAACACCTCAAACAATTTGATTGGTTTTGCGGGTCTTACAGGAGCAGGGCTGCGATCAATTTTATATAGAAATCGAGAGGTTCCCATCGGGAGTATTGCTGCTTCTGTTGCCTTTCTTTCGACGATAACTTTCACTGGGCTATCGCTGCTAGCATGGCTGTGTATTATCGGCATTTTCCCTGTTCAAGCATTGCTGAATGCTCATCCATGGCTCACCTATGCGATGTGGGCAATCGCACTGTATTTACCGCTATTCGTGCTGCTTCAAAGAACCTCGCTTTTCTCCAAATGGATTAATCGGAATCGAGGACAATTGACTTGGCGCATTATGACCGCTTCCGTTGGTTCTTCCTTTTTGGAATGGTTTTTTGCTGGTATGACCTTCTGGCTTATTGGAGCAACATTTATTCCTGAACTTACATTTACAAACGCGCTTGGAATTTATACGTTAGCAGCAATAGCCGGCATTATTAGCATGGCGCCTGGCGGTATCGGTGGTTTTGATTTAACGGCTATATTAGGCTTACAGCTGCTCGGCTTTCCACCTGATAAATGTGCGGTCATCCTTGTTCTGTTTAGAATTTTGTATTATTTTGTGCCATGGTTAATTGGCCTTATGATGGCAGCATTCGAGTTTCCTATGAACCGGAAACGAACAGAGCAGTCTGATAGCGGCATCATGGATCGAGCATTAAATATTTGGCAAAGCGTTTGGCGCTGGCCGGGACAATTTGCGTTTATCGGCGAGGTTGGGGCATGGTCACTCGGTAAGCTTGTATTTGCGAGTGGGGTCATATTGCTGTTGTCCGCAGCGACACCCGCTTTACTTTACAGGATACATTTTACGGAAGAATTGGTTTCGTTTCAGATTATGAGGCTGTCCCATCAATTAAGCATCATCATCGGCATTATGCTGATCATGCTGTCTCGCGGCATTTCGCTTCGAGTAAAGCGAGCCTATTATTGGACACTTTTCCTGCTTTGTGCCGGTTCCTTCTTCGCACTTGCCAAAGCGTTTGATTACGAGGAAGCTATATTTCTACTCATTGTCGCGTTGCTGTTATGGATTTCAAGACATCGATTTTATCGTTTGGCTATACCCGTAGGGATTTATAATGTGCTAGGCTGGGGGCTTATTACACTCTTAATCACCTATGGTTATTACCTCATCGCATCCCATTCGTATCCGGCATTTCTCAAACATCTGCCAAGAAAGGCTCACACCACATGGCTGATAGATCCAAGCCAGCATACGATAGCTGCGATATTTGGTCTCTTGGTTGCTTGGCTCTTCCTATCCTTGCTTTATATGTTTCGTCCTAAGCCGCTCGCCGTTGGAGAAACAGCCGAGGATGAGCAGTTGAAATTAAAAGCTTTTCTTGAAAAGGAACAAGGAAATTTATTGACGCATATGCTCTTTACCGGTGACAAGAGCTTCTTCTGGGCGATGAAGGATCAAGTGTTAATACCCTATGCGAAAATTCGAAATAAACTTGTTGTGCTCGGTGATCCTTTAGGTCCCAAAAGCATGATTAGCGAAGCGATTCAACAGTTTCAGCAATTCGCTGATCAGTTTGCGGTAGAGGTCGTATTTTATCAAACGGCACCTGACTATTTACCGTTCTATCACGAAAACGGCTATCGCTTTTTTAAACTGGGTGAGGAAGCATTGGTTCATCTGGACAATTTCACGCTTGTCGGAAAACAAAATGCCAGTCTTCGGGCGGTTAAAAACCGCTTTGAACGTGAAAATTTTCAATTTGAAATCGTACATCCGCCTCATGATAAGCAGTTGTTAAAGAAGCTGTCGTACATCTCTGACCAATGGCTCGATGGAAAACATGAGAAGGGTTATTCTCTCGGATGGTTTGACGAAGATTATTTGCAGCTCGCGCCCATTGCGCTATTAAAAAATTCAGATGATCAAATTATTGCTTTCGCTTCTTTGACGCCTGCCTATGATGGTACGACCTTATCTGTAGATTTAATGCGCTATTTAAAATCCACCCCAAATGGAACGATGGATCAATTGTTCATTTGCCTTATGGAGTGGGCAAAAACAGAAGGATATGCGCAATTTAATTTGGGGATGGCTCCACTTTCGAGTGTAGGCCAGAGCCAAAACGCAATAAAAGAAGAGAAGCTGGCACGCATTCTGTTCGAGTATGGCGGAAGCTGGTATGGCTTTGTTGGCCTCCGGCGATACAAAGACAAGTTCTCACCACATTGGGAGCCACGCTATTTGGCGTATCCTTCGACAGTATCATTACCGCTATTGCTAGTCGAGCTGGTACGGTTAATCTCACGGCACCCGAATAAAAACAAATAA